In the Helianthus annuus cultivar XRQ/B chromosome 11, HanXRQr2.0-SUNRISE, whole genome shotgun sequence genome, one interval contains:
- the LOC110887767 gene encoding zinc finger MYM-type protein 5-like: MALGPAKLGRHTRPEILRGPQKRKKKKLEEEKVKADKGRILKFFSKLPQSSSSNVDEDNVDVNVGEDNVGVNVDEANLGEDVTGEDDVNVNVDEANVGEHDANVNPSVDIFDPRNWDKLNLNLINELVMKNPKRDLTIDKGPVDNVGRRFSKFMYNRILSNRETCDREWLVYSKELDKEFCFCCKLFRKGYKKDGLDNEGYSDWKHASQGLKDHEVSFEHLKHMHQWFECVKGWIAMKQLTKKHMSISKKKKIIGKKWQILNDNVKGLTLKSLSVTRWESRVNSIKTIRTQLVEVRKSLKEVSDSDKDPKIQIETRSLEKHEVGDYEFLVQIVIWYEILSNVNVVSKKLQSKDVVLDVAIDEVDKLIKYFKNYREVGFSKAIDEATEIANELGINAEFPEKQTV; the protein is encoded by the exons ATGGCTCTTGGGCCGGCCAAACTGGGCAGGCACACAAGGCCCGAAATTCTTAGGGGCCC TCAAAAACGTAAAAAGAAGAAGCTAGAGGAAGAAAAAGTAAAGGCCGACAAAGGGCGTATACTCAAATTTTTCTCAAAACTACCTCAAAGTTCTAGTTCTAATGTTGATGAAGATAATGTAGATGTTAATGTGGGTGAAGATAATGTGGGTGTTAATGTGGATGAAGCTAATTTGGGTGAAGATGTTACGGGTGAAGATGATGTTAATGTTAATGTAGATGAAGCTAATGTGGGTGAACATGATGCTAATGTTAATCCTAGTGTTGATATTTTTGACCCTAGAAATTGGGATAAGCTTAATCTTAACTTGATTAATGAATTGgttatgaaaaatccaaaaagagatTTGACTATTGATAAGGGTCCCGTGGATAATGTTGGAAGACGATTTTCTAAATTCATGTATAATAGAATTCTATCAAATAGAGAGACGTGTGATAGAGAATGGCTAGTGTATTCGAAAGAGCTTGATAAAGaattttgtttttgttgtaaACTTTTTAGAAAAGGGTATAAGAAAGACGGGTTGGATAATGAAGGCTATTCGGATTGGAAGCATGCTTCTCAAGGTCTTAAAGACCATGAAGTTAGCTTTGAACATCTCAAGCATATGCATCAATGGTTTGAATGCGTCAAAGGTTGGATTGCAATGAAACAATTGACAAAGAAGCATATGAGCAtttcaaaaaagaaaaagattATTGGAAAGAA GTGGCAAATTTTGAATGACAATGTTAAAGGATTGACTCTTAAATCATTATCTGTCACTCGTTGGGAAAGCCGTGTAAATAGCATTAAGACTATTAGAACTCAActtgtagaagtaagaaaatctTTGAAAGAAGTTAGTGACTCGGATAAAGATCCTAAAATTCAAATCGAAACTAGATCACTTGAAAAGCATGAGGTTGGTGACTATGAATTTTTGGTACAAATCGTCATTTGGTATGAAATATTATCAAATGTGAATGTGGTGAGCAAAAAGTTGCAATCAAAGGATGTGGTTCTTGATGTTGCTATTGATGAAGTGGACAAATTgattaaatacttcaaaaattATAGAGAAGTGGGGTTTTCTAAGGCGATTGACGAAGCTACAGAAATTGCCAATGAATTAGGTATTAATGCGGAATTCCCTGAAAAACAAACAGTTTGA